Within Massilia litorea, the genomic segment GGCCATCGGCCACGAACAGCGCGCGATCGCCCTGCGCCAGCGCCACAGGCTCACCGACATGACCCACTGGTTCGAGCGCGAGCAGCCGTGGGAGCGCCAGCTGAACGCGCTGATCAACCTGCAGCCGGCGGTGAACGTCGAAGTAGTGAAAGAGTCGCGCCTCGTCTGGCTGATCCGTTACGACGCCCACCTCGGCGTGCAGGAACTGGAACCGCGCGAACAGAAGAGAGATACCCAGGGCGCCTGGAGCCGCGGCCGTCCGATGGGACTGAAACGCCTGACGGACGATGCGGCCACGCTCGACTTCCTTACCGCGCAGGATCTGCTTGCCGTCTCCAGCATCGGCGCGGCGCGCCAGTACTACGGCAGCGGCCTGCGTTACGAATTCGACCTCGACAAGGCTTTATCCGCCCTGGTCGGCCACCCGCTGCTGTTCTGGTTCGACGCGCCCGGCACCCGGGTCGAGCTGTTGCCAGGCGAGCCGGAATTGCTGGTCAAGGCCGCCCGCGAGCACGTGACTATCTCCCTGCGTCCGCCGGTACAGGAAAACAGCGGCGAGGTCGTCGTCACGCGTGAAACGCCGACGCGACTGCGCGTGGTGCGCATCCGCGACGAGCACCGCCGCATCGGCGCCATCGTCGGCGAAGGGCTGGAGGTGCCTTTGGCGGCGGAGATGCGGGTGCTGCAGGCGATCGGCGCGATCTCCTCGATCGTCACCGTGCAGTCGGACATCGGCGCAAGCAGCGCCGATATCGAACGCATCGATGCCGACGCGAGAATGCACCTGCACCTGCTGCCTTATCAACAAGGCCTGCGCCTGCGCATCCTGGTGCGGCCGCTGCCGGAGGGCGCCTATTACGCGCCGGGCAGCGGCGCCGAGCGCGTGATCGCCGACGTGGCCGGGGTGCGCACTGAAGCGAAGCGCGACCTGAATGCCGAGCGCGAGGCCGAGCGCCAGCTGGTGGCGTCCTGCCGCGCGCTGGAAGGGGCGGAAGAAGAACATGACGAATGGCTGCTCGCGGCGCCGATTCACTGCCTGGAACTGGTGAGCGAACTGCAGGAACTCGACCCGGCGCAGGCCGTGATCGCCTGGCCGGAAGGCGAGCCTTTCCGCGTCAGCAAGAAGGCAAACGCAAAATCGGTGCGCATCAACATCAAACGCGACAAGGACTGGTTCGCCGCGAACGGAGAAATCGTCATCGACGAAGGCCGCGTGATGGATTTGCGCGAGCTGCTCGACAAGCTGAGAAACAGCGAGGGCCGGTTCATCGCGCTGGGCGACAACCAGTTTTTGGCCCTCACCAGCGAACTGCACCGGCGCCTGACGGACCTGGCCGCCTACACCGACGCCGGCAAGGATGCGTTACGGGTGCATCCGCTGGCCAGCTTCGCGCTGGAAGAACTGGCTTTGGAAGCGGGCGGGGTCGAAGCCGATAAAGCCTGGCGCGCGCACATCAAGAAAATGGCCGACAGCGCCGCCTACAAACCGCAGCTGCCCTCGACCCTGCAGGCCGAGCTGCGCGACTACCAGCTGGAGGGTTTTGAATGGCTGGCGCGCCTGGCGCACTGGGGCGTCGGCGCCTGCCTGGCCGACGACATGGGGCTCGGTAAAACTTTACAGGCACTGGCCCTGATCCTGCTGCGCGCGCCCAGCGGGCCGACCCTCGTCGTCGCCCCGACCTCGGTCTGCACCAACTGGATCGCGGAAGCCGAGCGCTTCGCGCCGACTTTACGGATCAAACTGTTCGGGCCGGGCGAACGCGCCGAGATGATCGATGGCGCCGCCGAGTTCGACGTGGTCGTCGCCAGTTACGGCCTGCTGCAACTGGAAGCGCCGCTGTTCGCGAAAAAGCGCTGGCACACGATCGTCATGGACGAAGCCCAGGCGTTCAAGAACGCCGCAACCCGGCGCTCGCAGGCGGTGATGGCCTTGCAGGGCGATTTCCGCATGGTCGCCAGCGGCACCCCGCTGGAAAACCATTTAGGCGAACTCTGGAACCTGTTCCGCTTCATTAATCCGGGCCTGCTCGGCACCGCCGACCAGTTTCAATTGCGCTTTGCCGGCCCGATCGAAAAGGCGCAGGACAAACGTGCGGAAAGCGCCGCGCGCGCGCGCCTGCGGCGCCTGACGCAACCGTTTATTTTGCGCCGGACGAAAAGCCAGGTGCTGACGGAGCTGCCGCCGCGCACCGAGATCGTGCTGCCGGTGGAGCTCAGCGCCGAAGAGACGGCGCTCTACGAATCGCTGCGGCGCGAAGCGCTCGATAAACTGGCCTCGCTGGAAGCGCCGCAAAGCCAGAAGTCGATCGCGATCCTGGCCGAGATGATGCGATTACGCCGCGCCTGCTGCAATCCGGAGCTGGTCGCGCCCGGCCTCGGCATCGCCAGCAGCAAGCTGGCGACCTTCGCGCATTTATTGGACGGCCTGCTCGAGAACCGTCACAAGGTGCTCGTGTTCAGCCAGTTCGTGGATCACCTGTCCCTGATTCGCAAGCACCTCGATGCGCGCGGCATCGGCTATCAATACCTGGACGGCTCGACGCCCATGCAGGAGCGTAAAAAACGGGTCGATGCCTTCCAGGCCGGAGAGGGAGATTTATTCCTCATCAGCCTGAAGGCGGGCGGCGTCGGCATCAACCTGACCGCAGCCGACTACGTGATCCACATGGACCCGTGGTGGAACCCGGCGGTCGAGGACCAGGCTTCGGACCGCGCGCACCGCATGGGCCAGCAGCGGCCGGTGACCATCTACCGCCTGGTGGCGCGGCATACGATCGAAGAAGGCATCGTCGACCTGCACCGCCACAAGCGGGATCTGGCCGACAGCCTGCTGGAGGGCGGCGATCTGTCGGCGCGCATGTCGCCGGGCGACATGCTGGCGATGCTGCAGCAGGGACTGGGACGTTGATCGGCCGCGCATTCCATGTGATCATGCCGCTTTTGTAACGGAACACCTCCATGGAAGAACAGAACGCGCCCGCCCTGTCGAAGGCCGACGTCATCGGTATGAAATCCTGGCTGGCCTATGCCGGCGTGCTGGCGCTGGCGATCGTCCTGTTCGGCGTGCTGCTGCCGCTCGCCTTCCTCTGGCACGAGCTGGCGGCGCTCGCGGTGCTGATCCTGTCGGCGCTCGTGGTCGGCTACGAATTCCTGCTGGTGCGCAGCGTGCAGCTCTACATGGACGACCTCGGGGTCTGGGTGCACGCGGGCGTACTGCCCTGGAAGAAGGGCGTCTCCGGCGTGAAGTGGCGCGACATGGATGAAGCGACTTTCATGAACGGCTTTACCAGCTGGGCCACGCGCTCGTACACGGTGCGCATCGGCCACCGCTTCACCAAGGACAGCGAGATCGTGCTGACGAATATCGCGCGCGGCAAGGAGGCGGTCGCCGTCGTCAACGCACGTCACCAGGCCCTGATCCGGGCAGGCGTGGTCGATTGATGGACGCGGCGGCGGCGCTGGCTTTCGTGCGCGAACATGGCGTCGTGCTGGCCTCGGCGCGCGGGCCGGTGCCGACGCTGACCCATGCGATCGCGGGCGAGGCCATTCGCGGCAGCTGGTGGGGTCACCCGCAGGGCAAGCAGATCTTCGCGGTGCTGGAGACGGTGAGCCATGACCCTGACATCCTCGTCTGCCGCCTGGTCGACAAGAAGGTCACGCTCGTGCACCGGCGCCTGTGGCCGGCGCTGGCGGCGGCCGCGCCGGCCTTCGATGCGGCGCTGCTCGCGCGGGTGCGCCAGGAGCACAGTGCGCGCGGCCACCATGAAAACACCGAGACGCCCTTCCCCGGCTGGCTGCCCGCCAGCGTCATGGAAGAGGCAAAGTCGATCGGCCTGGATGCGGCGCTGGCCGCGCTCGGGCCAACATTTGTTACAAAGCCGCGGACGCGCAATCCACGCGAATAATGCTAATCTGGCGCGCTGCCGCGTTTGCGCGCAGGGCGGAAGCAGCTGCGCGCAAACGCGACATCTCCATCTTTACGGGCCGAATACGATGATGAAAACGAAACTCGCGCTGGCAGCCATGATCGCCAGCCTCGCGCTGGCGCCGGCCAGCGCCAAGCCAGCCAAGACCTCGAAGCCGAAAGCGGCCAAGGTCGTCCAATCGAAGGCATCCGCCAAGCGCGCCGCCGCACCCGTCGCCAAGGCGAAGGGCAAACCAGCCAAGGGCAGCAACGGCAAAGCCGTTGCCGGCAAAGCCGTTGCCGGCAAGGCCGTTGCGGGCAAGGCCGCTGTTGCCGCTACCGTCGCTGCCGCCACCGCAGCCGTGGCTGCGGCGCCCGCGCGCGAGCAGGTGCAGGCCCCCGCAGCGAACGAGAAGCGCCTCGACCGCCGCGCCGACGCCCTCGCCATGCAGTACCTGACGGCGCTCTGGCGCGTCGATCCGGAAGGCGGGATTGCGGTCGGCAAGTTCGACGCCGCCGCCAACCTGACCATCCCCGACGATGCGACGCGCGCGAAAAAGCTCGCCTTCGCCGACGAGTGGCTGGACAAATTCCGCAAGATCGACACCCGTCAACTGTCGCCGCGCCAGCGCACCGACCTCGCCCTCCTGATCAACAAGCTCGAGACCGACCGCTGGCGTTTGACGACGCTGCGCGAATTCGAGTGGAACCCGGCGCTCTACAACATCGCCCAGCCGCTCGACCTGATCGCGAATACCGATTACGCGGCCAAGCCGCAGCGCCTGCGCACCATCCTGAAACGCCTGGCCAATGTGCCCGCCTATTACCAGGCGGCGCAAGCGAGCATCGTCAACCCGACGCGCGAACACACGCAGCTGGCAATCGCGCAGGCCCCGGGCACCCTGGTGGTACTGGCCGACCTCGGCCTTGCCGTGCAAGGCTCGATCCTGAATGCGCAGGAAAAGGCGATCTTCGCCCAGCGCATCGCGAATGCCGGTAGCGCAGTGCTCGGCTATGTCGACTTTTTGACGAACCTGGAAAAGACGCAGGCGGCAAGCGGCAAGGCGCGCCCGTTCAGGTTGGGCAAGGCCTTGTATGAGCAGAAGTTCGCGCTCGAGATCCAGTCGGCCAGCAGCGCCGAGCAAACCTACCGCAAGGCGCTCGCCGCGCGCGAGGAACTCCTGACGCGCATGAACGCGATCTCGGACGAACTCTGGCCGCGCTACATGGCCGACAAGACGAAGCCGAACGACCGCTTCCAGAAGATCGGCATGCTGATCGACAGGCTGTCCGCCCGCCACGTCGCCCGCGAAAACTTCTTCCCCGAGATCCGCAGGCAAATCCCGCAGCTGCAGGACTGGGTGATCAAGAACGATCTGCTCACGCTCGACCCGGACAAGCCGCTCGAAGTGCGCGAGACCCCGATGTACCAGCGCGGCGTGGCCGGCGCCAGCATCGACGCGCCGGGCCCGTACCGGCCGAAGGACAAGACCTATTACAACGTCACGCCGCTGGATGGCTTGTCTGCCGAGCAGGCCGAGAGCAGCCTGCGCGAGTACAACGAATGGATCCTGCAGATCCTGAACATCCACGAGGCGATCCCCGGCCACTATGCCCAGCTGGTGCATGCGAACCGGTCGCCGTCGCTGGTGAAGTCCCTGTTCGGAAATGGCGCGATGGTCGAGGGCTGGGCCGTGTACGGCGAGCGCATGATGCTCGAATCGGGCTACGGCGGCAACGCGCCCGAGATGTGGCTGATGTACTCGAAATGGAACCTGAGAAGCGTCACCAACACCATCCTCGACTACTCGGTGCACGTGAACGGCATGGGGCGCGAAGAAGCGCTGGATCTGCTCACGCGCCAGGCCTTCCAGACGCGCCAGGAAGCGGTCGAGAAATGGCGCCGCGTGCAGCTGTCCTCGGTGCAGCTGACCAGCTATTTCAGCGGCTATGCGGAGATCATGGAACTGCGCGAGCAGCGGCGCCAGCAGCTGGGCGAGCGCTTCAACCAGAAGCAGTTCCACGACCAGTTCCTCAGCTACGGCAACGCGCCCGTCAAGATGATCGCGGAACTGATGCGCGATTGATCGCACGGGCGATCGCACAACCGGAGCCGCGGCTCCGGTTTTTTTATGCCCGCACCAATGCTGTGCAAAACCGCACAAACGGCGTGCCTGCGCGCCGCTTGTGCGCCTTGTCCCGAGGTCTAGAATAAGTTGGCGACTTCCCGTCGCATACATAACAACGATACCGACAGCGGAGACCAGCCATGACCCTTCATTCCTCGCCTAGCTCCTAGCGTTCATTCGCAGCTGCCTGCTTTTCCGTCATCCATCCGGCCGGCGCATCACGCCGTCGCGTCCGCGCAGGTCCGGGTTTTTCGCAGTGCACCACGCAACGCAATGGAGGCTTCAATGGCAAGTTCGTTTCAACAGGCCGCCCGCCGGGCCGTCTTCCTCGCCGCATTGCTTCCCTGGGCAGCCGCCCAGGCGCAAGTACAGGCCGGTCCCGGCACCTGGAGCAGTAACCAGACCTGGGCCACCGACACCGTCAACGGCGGCGCCCTCACCGGCTACTACTACTGGCCCGCCACCAACCCCACCTTGGCCGGCAAGCGCGCCCTGGTGCTGGTGCTGCACGGCTGCGCGCAAACGGCCGCCGGCGACGTCATCGACAGCGGCACCGACAAGGGCTACAACTGGAAAGGCGTGGCCGACCAGTACGGCGCCGTGATCCTGGCGCCGAACGCCACCGGCAACCTCTATGGATCGCACTGCTGGGACTGGGCCAAAAGCACCCACAGCCGCACCACCGGCCACTCAGGGATCCTGCTCGACCTGATCAACCGTTTCGTCAGCAACCCGCAGTACGCGATCGATCCGAAGCAGGTGTACGTCGCCGGCCTGTCTTCGGGCGGCGCCCAGACCATGGTGATGGGTTGTCTCGCGCCCGACATCTTTGCCGGCGTCGGCATCAACGCCGGCCCGCCGCCGGGAGTGTCCACGACCCAGATCGGCGCCGTTCCCTCCGGCTACACGGCCACCACCGCCGCGAACAACTGCAAAAACCTGGCCGGCACCAGCGTCTCCGAATTCGCGACGCAGGTGGCGGGCGTCATCTGGGGCACCAGCGACTACACGGTGGCGCAGGGCTACGGTCCGCTCGACGCGGCGGCGATGCGCATCGTCTACGGCGGCACGTTGACGAAAGGCGCTGCCGTCAGCGTAGCGACCGGCGGCAGCAACCTCCCCTATACGGACGCCAACGGCAAAGTGCGCACCTCGGAGATCACGGTGACCGGCATGGGCCACGCCTGGCCGGCCGGCACGGGTGGCCAGAACAGCAATTACGTCGATGCGACCAAGGTCAACTACCCATCCTTCGTGATGGACTTCTGGTTCAGGAACAACCTGCGCGCGGCGCGCGCGGCGGCGCCGACGATGAACTCCTGCAGCGCCAGCGTCTCCGGTTCCACCGTGACGGTGAACGGCGCGGGCACCAGCACCAGCGGCACCATTGGCAGCTACCGGGTGGTCCTGAATGGCCCGACGCCGGTCGACGACGCGGCCGCCGGCAGCGGCGCGAGTTTTACGAAAGCCTACACGGCACGCGCCGACGGCTACTACAGCGGCAGCGTGACCGCGACCGACAGCGCCACCGGGCTGACCTCAAGCGCTTGCACGATCTCCCAGTTCCTGGTCGGTACCGCGCCGGCCCTGCAGCCACCGGGCGGCCTGGCGGTCGGGGCCAGTACGGCCAGCAGCATCGCCCTGTCCTGGAACGCGGTCAACGGCGCCACCGGCTACAACCTGTATCGCAACGGCGTCAAAGTCAATGCGGCGGCGCTCACCGCCACCGGCTATACCGACACCGGCCTGGCGGCGTCGACCAGCTACAGCTACCAGGTCTCTTCTCTCGGCAACGGCGGCGTCGAAAGCGCGCGCTCAGGCAGCGTCACCGGCAGCACCAGCTCGGGCTTCGTCTGCACCGCGACCACCGCCAGCAATTACGCGCACGTGCAGGCCGGGCGTGCCCACGACAGCGGCGGCTATGCGCTGGCGAACGGCTCGAACCAGAACATGGGCCTGGACAACACGTTTTATACGGCCACGCTGGCGCAGACATCGAGCGGCTACTACATCATCGGAAACTGCCCGTAATCGATCAGGTGCAGGACTTTGCCGGGGCCGCTGCCCCGGTTTTTTTTCGCCTTTCTCCTCGATCCATCTCAATAAATTTTTCACCAAGGCAACAATTGGTGAGAATTTTCCATCGCTCCGGCGCTTAAAATAGCGGCAGCTTTTTTCCCCCACCGCCGGTGCTGTCGCCGGCCAGCCATGAGGAAGTCATGAAGACTGCTCTGTTTGCACGCACCTGCGCCGCTGTCCTTGCCGGCACGCTCGCCTTCGGTACCAGCCCCGCGCAAGCGGCCAGGATCGACCAGGAAGCGGAAATGAACACGGCGCTGGCCGCAGCCAGGGCCGCTTCGCAATCCGGTCCCTCCGAGATTGCCCTGGGCAGCCAGGCGAAGCTGAAACTCCCGCAGGGTTATTCCTTCATTCCGCAGCCGCAGGCAGGCCAGCTGCTCAAGGCAATGGGCAATGGCGAAGACCCCACCCGCCTCGGCATCATCATCCCGCCCGACAGCGACAGCTTCGTGGTCCCGCGCTATATCGACGCCGGCTATATCAAGGATGACGAAGCGGCCGAGTGGAAGGCGGACGAACTGCTCAGCGGTCTGAAGGAAGGCACCGAAGAAAACAACAAGGAGCGCCAGGCGCGCGGCCTGACCGAGATGGAGATCGTCGGCTGGAACCAGAAGCCCAGCTACGACAAGGGCGCGCACCGGCTGGTGTGGTCGATCGAAACCAAAGACAAGGGCACGGCCAATGGGGAACACGGCGCCAACTACAACACCTATGTATTGGGCCGCGAAGGCTATCTGTCGATGAACCTGGTGTCCGGCTTCGATGCGCTGGCGGCCAATAAACCCTTCGCTCAGACCCTGCTGGCCCAGACCAGCTTCAATCCGGGCAAGACCTATGCCGACTTCAATTCCTCGACCGACAAGGTGGCGGAATACGGCATCGCGGCCCTGGTGACGGGCGTCGCCGTCAAGAAGCTGGGCCTGTTCGCGGTGATGGCGGCCTTTTTCGCCAAGTTCGCCAAGCTGATCGCCATCGCCGCCTTCGGCCTGGTGGCCGGCGCCCGCAAATTCTTCAAGCGCAGCGAGACCTGAGAGCGCAAGGCGGCACGCGTGAAACTGCTCCTGCTCCTCCTCAGCGCCGGCAAGCTCGGCAAGCTGCTCACCAGCGGCGGGACGATGCTGCTGTCCGTGCTGGCCTATGCCTTCGTCTACGGCTGGTGGTATGCGCTGGGTTTCGTGGCCCTGCTGTTCTGCCACGAGATGGGCCATTTTCTCGCGGCCCGCCAGCGCGGCCTGCCGGTCGGTCTCCCGACTTTCATTCCCTTCGTCGGCGCC encodes:
- a CDS encoding DEAD/DEAH box helicase, with product MIGTELFDAFATCSARDKLILGLLALAGEPLGRTRLREHLELLQAFPGEDELTETLSLLRERGLAGEIASRGSVIAPGAAWPAIAFLLREGRLTELREIYEAVNPLRRDWQGNPVLRSYRQGLALLRMALVAGEGPKTIAPLLTACMRCHEAAYLHPLVEICARPFVPDFVEHINPALRDEVLAILVDHVQREPLTAPAVREYAEAHVAQGGASMALRIALAEHLILCGRLDDAGVLLQDLDDSSALYYRSVLLLLRDHIDEALAGFDAALKQLRRETGRRKQVFAGIGGHLYVAALLRRGDTKHQKAVESYLDHATRAVQSHDTAVYQQLSMLRQIRGGTVDAEVLPSRNWETALQPVMFRALLHWWLAMPQLSQQRPRLEEALALAEAAGFDFLSAQLAGILGQLGAIGHEQRAIALRQRHRLTDMTHWFEREQPWERQLNALINLQPAVNVEVVKESRLVWLIRYDAHLGVQELEPREQKRDTQGAWSRGRPMGLKRLTDDAATLDFLTAQDLLAVSSIGAARQYYGSGLRYEFDLDKALSALVGHPLLFWFDAPGTRVELLPGEPELLVKAAREHVTISLRPPVQENSGEVVVTRETPTRLRVVRIRDEHRRIGAIVGEGLEVPLAAEMRVLQAIGAISSIVTVQSDIGASSADIERIDADARMHLHLLPYQQGLRLRILVRPLPEGAYYAPGSGAERVIADVAGVRTEAKRDLNAEREAERQLVASCRALEGAEEEHDEWLLAAPIHCLELVSELQELDPAQAVIAWPEGEPFRVSKKANAKSVRINIKRDKDWFAANGEIVIDEGRVMDLRELLDKLRNSEGRFIALGDNQFLALTSELHRRLTDLAAYTDAGKDALRVHPLASFALEELALEAGGVEADKAWRAHIKKMADSAAYKPQLPSTLQAELRDYQLEGFEWLARLAHWGVGACLADDMGLGKTLQALALILLRAPSGPTLVVAPTSVCTNWIAEAERFAPTLRIKLFGPGERAEMIDGAAEFDVVVASYGLLQLEAPLFAKKRWHTIVMDEAQAFKNAATRRSQAVMALQGDFRMVASGTPLENHLGELWNLFRFINPGLLGTADQFQLRFAGPIEKAQDKRAESAARARLRRLTQPFILRRTKSQVLTELPPRTEIVLPVELSAEETALYESLRREALDKLASLEAPQSQKSIAILAEMMRLRRACCNPELVAPGLGIASSKLATFAHLLDGLLENRHKVLVFSQFVDHLSLIRKHLDARGIGYQYLDGSTPMQERKKRVDAFQAGEGDLFLISLKAGGVGINLTAADYVIHMDPWWNPAVEDQASDRAHRMGQQRPVTIYRLVARHTIEEGIVDLHRHKRDLADSLLEGGDLSARMSPGDMLAMLQQGLGR
- a CDS encoding DUF885 domain-containing protein translates to MMKTKLALAAMIASLALAPASAKPAKTSKPKAAKVVQSKASAKRAAAPVAKAKGKPAKGSNGKAVAGKAVAGKAVAGKAAVAATVAAATAAVAAAPAREQVQAPAANEKRLDRRADALAMQYLTALWRVDPEGGIAVGKFDAAANLTIPDDATRAKKLAFADEWLDKFRKIDTRQLSPRQRTDLALLINKLETDRWRLTTLREFEWNPALYNIAQPLDLIANTDYAAKPQRLRTILKRLANVPAYYQAAQASIVNPTREHTQLAIAQAPGTLVVLADLGLAVQGSILNAQEKAIFAQRIANAGSAVLGYVDFLTNLEKTQAASGKARPFRLGKALYEQKFALEIQSASSAEQTYRKALAAREELLTRMNAISDELWPRYMADKTKPNDRFQKIGMLIDRLSARHVARENFFPEIRRQIPQLQDWVIKNDLLTLDPDKPLEVRETPMYQRGVAGASIDAPGPYRPKDKTYYNVTPLDGLSAEQAESSLREYNEWILQILNIHEAIPGHYAQLVHANRSPSLVKSLFGNGAMVEGWAVYGERMMLESGYGGNAPEMWLMYSKWNLRSVTNTILDYSVHVNGMGREEALDLLTRQAFQTRQEAVEKWRRVQLSSVQLTSYFSGYAEIMELREQRRQQLGERFNQKQFHDQFLSYGNAPVKMIAELMRD
- a CDS encoding extracellular catalytic domain type 1 short-chain-length polyhydroxyalkanoate depolymerase; this encodes MEASMASSFQQAARRAVFLAALLPWAAAQAQVQAGPGTWSSNQTWATDTVNGGALTGYYYWPATNPTLAGKRALVLVLHGCAQTAAGDVIDSGTDKGYNWKGVADQYGAVILAPNATGNLYGSHCWDWAKSTHSRTTGHSGILLDLINRFVSNPQYAIDPKQVYVAGLSSGGAQTMVMGCLAPDIFAGVGINAGPPPGVSTTQIGAVPSGYTATTAANNCKNLAGTSVSEFATQVAGVIWGTSDYTVAQGYGPLDAAAMRIVYGGTLTKGAAVSVATGGSNLPYTDANGKVRTSEITVTGMGHAWPAGTGGQNSNYVDATKVNYPSFVMDFWFRNNLRAARAAAPTMNSCSASVSGSTVTVNGAGTSTSGTIGSYRVVLNGPTPVDDAAAGSGASFTKAYTARADGYYSGSVTATDSATGLTSSACTISQFLVGTAPALQPPGGLAVGASTASSIALSWNAVNGATGYNLYRNGVKVNAAALTATGYTDTGLAASTSYSYQVSSLGNGGVESARSGSVTGSTSSGFVCTATTASNYAHVQAGRAHDSGGYALANGSNQNMGLDNTFYTATLAQTSSGYYIIGNCP
- a CDS encoding DUF2167 domain-containing protein, producing the protein MKTALFARTCAAVLAGTLAFGTSPAQAARIDQEAEMNTALAAARAASQSGPSEIALGSQAKLKLPQGYSFIPQPQAGQLLKAMGNGEDPTRLGIIIPPDSDSFVVPRYIDAGYIKDDEAAEWKADELLSGLKEGTEENNKERQARGLTEMEIVGWNQKPSYDKGAHRLVWSIETKDKGTANGEHGANYNTYVLGREGYLSMNLVSGFDALAANKPFAQTLLAQTSFNPGKTYADFNSSTDKVAEYGIAALVTGVAVKKLGLFAVMAAFFAKFAKLIAIAAFGLVAGARKFFKRSET